The window CGACCATAGCCGCCCGGTTTCAGGATGTCGGAACAAACGGTAACGGGTTTCAATCCGCAGGCGAGAATGTCGGCGAAGTTGAAACAATCGGCACCGGCAGAAAAGGAGATGTCGAGCTTACCGCCGAAGTCCTGTTGCAGTTTATGGGCAAGGTTGATGCTTATGGGATGCAAAGCTTTTCCGCTCATGTACATCATCTTTTCGTTTTCCGGAAAGACGTTACGGAAGTTTTGGCTTTCGAGGGTATTGGTAAGTTTGATGGCAAAATGTACGTTCTTCTTTTTTGCCGCAAGGCTAAGGTTGCGGATAATGTTTAGCGCATCGGGATATTTCAGGTCGTGTTCAAAAGCAAGGTCGGGAACGGGAGTGGAATAACCAAGGGTATCGTTCAGGATGCGGCGCAGCCTATCCGGACCAAGCAGGGTGGGATTCAGCTTGATGGTGGTGTGCAAACCTTTTTCTTCAATAAGATATAAACCGATCTTCTCAATCTCCTGCGGCGGGCAGCCGTGCATGGTGCTCAGGGTAACATTATTTGAAATGCAATCGGGAATGGCTATTTCATCAATCAGGGGATAAATCTTGCGAATGGCGTTAATCTTTTCCTGCTTTTCGGCATGGCAATCTCTCATCTTATCGAAAAACCATTGCACATTTTCGTTAAGGATGCCTTCGTAATTGTAGCCGACGCTCATGTTGAATACCCCCCTTTGTCCCCCCGAAGGGGGGAAAGCCTCCCCTTCGGGGAGGTTTGGAGGGGTGAGAGTGTGTATGATAATCCAGGCATTCAGGTATTGGTCGAAGCTTTCTTTGATTTTGAGTTCCTGCGACCATTCGCAGTTGTAGCCTTCGTCGTACATATCGATGCAGGGCTTGGAAACGTCAAGTTCGTCGAGGGTTTGGATGGTTTTCAGTTCGATGAAACGTGCGCCGCAAAGCCATGCCCCGATGATGTTTTGTGCCATCTGGGTATGTGGTCCGGCGGCTACGCCCAGCGGAGTTTCGAGCAGCTGACCGAAACGCTTACTTTGAAAAGCAGGTTCGGAACCGGTATAAAACAAACCTTTATCCAATCCAAAATACTGGACATTCTTTAATTGTTCGAGAATAAGATGGAGCAAATGCTCAAGGGGTACGACGGAAAATTTATCCTGCTTCATTCTTCTAAATTCAGTAAAACTATTATTTTCAGGCAAAAGTATGAATAAAAATTCAGAACTTTGTTTTGCCAATATTTTTGAAATCAATTATGAAAGAAGATTGTCAGGCAGTGGTTCTTGCTGCCGGAAATTCAGGGAGGATGGGTGTGCCAAAAGCTTTCCTGACTTACGACGAGCAACATACGTTTATCGAACACATTGTTTCGGTGTATGCTGAATGGCATTGCAGGCAGATAGTGGTGGTGGTTAATCCCGAAATATATCCCGTAGCGGTCGATCTTACGGGCAGGTTTGGCAATATCTGTACGCTTGTTGTAAATCCCAATCCTGAACAGGGAAGGCTTGTTTCGGTGAGGCTGGGAATGGCAAAGGTGGATACGGGATTCTGTTTCCTGCATAATATTGACAATCCTTTTACCGACGCCGACTTAT is drawn from Lentimicrobiaceae bacterium and contains these coding sequences:
- a CDS encoding NTP transferase domain-containing protein — its product is MKEDCQAVVLAAGNSGRMGVPKAFLTYDEQHTFIEHIVSVYAEWHCRQIVVVVNPEIYPVAVDLTGRFGNICTLVVNPNPEQGRLVSVRLGMAKVDTGFCFLHNIDNPFTDADLLTRLYLCKDRGDVIIPSWNGKGGHPVLLSWKVVDGIRNATTGDQNLHKLLDDYNKYYLLCNNEMILRNINTQEEFRKWRNEK